In Leptolyngbya sp. NIES-2104, the genomic window TGCGTCGGAGCGAGATGTTACGCAAGTCCTGGATGAGTACATGACCCAACGGATGCCTCGAATTCGTTGGGTACATGAACAGACCCACCGTCGCGATCAGATCCGAAATCTCCCGCCGCTCATCCGAAATATCATGACACGCTACCTAGCGAATTCCGTCTATCGTGCAAACTACACTCCGCTCATCGCTGAGCTATCAGAGAGCAATTGAGGGAGTTCAATAGAAACCGATGTCATCCTAATGGTTGATTTAGGTTTACAGGTTCTTAAGTTAGATCTGTCACTTAAGCTGTACCTATCTCGCATTGCTCAGGCAAGTATGAAAATGAATTATTCTCGAAGTCGTCGAATATTTTTGCTAGCTGCTGTATCTATCCCGATCGCGACGGTTTGCGCCTCTTGGTCTACCAAGGGAGAAAATGCTTCTTCGGCTCAAACACAGTTTGCAAAACTCGAACGGACATTAGCAGGTCGGCTTGGAGTCTTTGCGCTGAATACCGCCAATCGTGCACAACTTAGCTATCGCGCCAACGAGCCTTTCCCCCTATGCAGCACTTTCAAGATACTCCTAACATCTGCCATCTTGAAGCGCAGCACACAGGTCGAGGGGTTAATGCAGCAGCGCATCAGATATCAGCAGCGCGATCTTGTCACCTATTCCCCGATTACTGAACAGCATGTCAAAGAGGGCATGACGGTTGCCGCTCTTTGTGCTGCGGCAATGCAGTACAGCGATAACACTGCTTCAAATCTGCTGATGAAGATCCTGGGTGGACCTGGATCTGTAACTGCGTTCGCACGTTCTATTGGCGATCGTCAATTTCGCCTCGATCGCTGGGAGACTGCTCTTAATTCATCGATCCCAGGCGATCGGCGAGATACATCGACACCCGCTGCAATGGGGCTTAGCCTTCAACAACTCGCCCTTGGGAACGCACTAGAACCGCATCTCCAGGCGCAATTACAAGCTTGGTTACGGGGTAACACGACTGGGGCAGCGCGCATTCGAGCCGGTGTTCCAGCGAACTGGCAAGTTGGAGATAAGACCGGGACTGGCGACTACGGAACCGCAAACGATGTTGCCGTGCTGTGGTCGCCACAGCGTTCACCCGTCGTTGTCGCGATCTACACCACTCAGGGTGAGAAAGACGCAAAAGCACGGAATGACATTATTGCATCAGCCGCTCGAATTGTTGTCGATTCGCTGGGCTAGTCGCATCACAAACTGAGTCCTTTCGACAAAAAAGGTGATTCTGAGGCTGACTTATTTAATTTGGCATTGTACAAATCACATTAACGGGTCGTTATCGCTGCTTCAGTTGAGGCTTGGCGCTGGCTGGGTGGCTTTGACTTACGACCCGAAATGTCCTGCAACAACCCCATCAAGGCAGGAACGACAGTTGGGGTAAGAATCGTGGAGAACGCTAATCCTCCAGTTAAGACAATCCCCAATCCCTGATATAACTCGGTTCCCTGACCTGGCAAAACAGCGAGCGGTAACATTCCTAACACACTGGTTCCAGCCGCCATGAAAATAGCACGGAGTCGATCGCGTGTAGCTTCATAAAGCGATTCATCGTAGTCCATTCCCTCTTCTTGAAGCTGAAGGGCGCGATCGACGAGTAAAATCGCATTGTTGACGACTACGCCTGTTAAAATCACAAATCCCAGTGCTGTGATCATATCCAGCGGCACAATGACACCTGGAATGCTGTTAGCAAGAACTAAGCAGAGCAACGCGCCCGTCATTCCCATTGGAACGGTTGCCATGATCACCCAGGGGTAAAGAAACGAACGATAGAGCGCAACCAACAGCAAATAGGTAATCAACAGAGATAACGCAAAGGCAGAAGCTAACTGAGATACAGCGGTAGCTAAACGGTCTGCGGAACCTGCTAGCTGAATTCGATAACCCGGAGGAAGATTTGCCCGTAGGGGAGCAAGTACCTGCGTTTCTGCTTGCTCCACCAATCGACCCAAAGGTGCATCAGCAGCCAGTGTAGCAATCAATGTCACTGATCGATCTAAATCCACATGGTTGACGACATCAGGACCGGTCGTCTCCCGCACCTCAGCGACATCTGAGAGTTGAAGGCGCTGTCCTCTGTTGGAGTAAAGTGGCAATTGGCGCAACTGTTCAGGGGTTTCCACAAAGGTATCCTGAAGTTCAACCGAGACATCTAGCTCTTCATTGCCATCCACAAATTCAGACGCTATCCGTCCACCCAGCGAGGCTTCCACAACAGTTCCCACATCTGCTTCAGCCACTCCCACTTCGGCTAAGCGTTCGCGATTAGGAATTACTTGAAGTTCACCTGCCCCAAACGCATAGTTTGAACGCACGTTTTGAATCCCACTTAACGATCGCAGTTGCCCGATCACCTGCTGATCAAG contains:
- the bla gene encoding class A beta-lactamase, with product MNYSRSRRIFLLAAVSIPIATVCASWSTKGENASSAQTQFAKLERTLAGRLGVFALNTANRAQLSYRANEPFPLCSTFKILLTSAILKRSTQVEGLMQQRIRYQQRDLVTYSPITEQHVKEGMTVAALCAAAMQYSDNTASNLLMKILGGPGSVTAFARSIGDRQFRLDRWETALNSSIPGDRRDTSTPAAMGLSLQQLALGNALEPHLQAQLQAWLRGNTTGAARIRAGVPANWQVGDKTGTGDYGTANDVAVLWSPQRSPVVVAIYTTQGEKDAKARNDIIASAARIVVDSLG